The Thermoplasmata archaeon DNA segment AAGTCGCGGTTCTCCCCCGCACTTCGAGGAAACCTACTCCCTCCAGAGCTCCCGCCTCAGTGCCGACACCGCGTCCAGGAACGACGGACGCACCTTCTTCGGATACCACGGCAGCTTCGGCAGCACCGGCGTGGGCCCTTGGGTCTGGAGATACCAGACCCAGATCGCGCTGTACATCCAGAACGCCAGCGAGGCCGCCCGCTCTGGGCCCTTTCCCCTCCATGTCTGCGGCTCCTCGCCGCCCAGGCTCTGCTTGGAACTCCTCAGCGTGCCTTCGATCGGCCACCTCCCGTGGTAATGGCCGATCACCGCCCCGGCACTCAGGGTGAGGTCGGTGGTGAACAGGAAGTCGTCCTTCTCGTGCTCGGTCGGGTCGCGGCTGACCACCACCTGAATAAGGTCCGTCCCGCAGACGTGGTACCAGAGCACCTTACGGGAAAGCAGGAGCCGTTCCTCCAGCCGCCCCCGTCGGTCCACGACCGCCTTCTCCCATCCCTGCTGGGCCTGTGCGGCCCACGCTGCCAAGGAGGGGAGCCGCTCCCCTTTCTTCCTCGGCCGACCTATCTGCCCAGGGAGGTGGGGCGAGGGGAGGGCGTAGAGCGCCGCGTCCCGACGAATCCGCGAGGTGACCTCGGTACGGGGGAGCTCCCACCCCGCCAGCGGAGCGTAGGCCCCGTCGGCGATGAGGTGGAACTCGCGATCCGGAAACCGCTCGGCGAGCCGATGGATGGACTGCGCCGAGAGGTCCAAGAGGGTGGGGCCGCCCTTCCGGTGGAGGCGGACGGCGAGGGGAAGGGCCAACGGCTCGCCGCCCCACGGGAGCTTCACGCGCAGCGCGAGGACAACAAGGTTGAGTCCTCGGTCGTAGACGACGGAGTTCGCGGAGGAGCGGACGGTGTCGCGGAAGATGCCGGCACCCTCGATCTTCCGTCCCCGTCGGTGGAAGAGGGTGTCGTCGAGGAGGAGGGCGATGCGACCGTCCGGGGCGAAGTGACGAATCAGGAGCGTGGCGGTGAGGTCCCAGAGTTCGTCGACGGACCACACCGCGGCCCGCACGAGGCGGTGGTAGGCATCGTGGGGCCGTCGGTAGACGAGACCCCCGCCGCGCATCATTCCCGTGACGGTACGACGGGCGGGGCAGAGGACCCAGGCGGTGAGGAGTTCCCCGAAGATCGAGAAGGTAGGGGCGGTGAAGAGTGAGGCGAACAGCGCGAGGAGGCCCGTCCACGCTTCAGTGGTCGGGCGGTGGGTCCGCTGGACCGGCGCGTTCTTGAGGAGAGATCGCTCCGTTAGGATTGCAGCCGCAAGGCTGCCCCCGATGGCGTTGGGCTTCACACCATTGCGTCTCGGGGTTACTATCCATCGATGAGGCTCCACTCGCAGGAGTGGGACGTCTCGGGAGGCTCAGTTCACCGGACCGCCAGGACAGGCCAAAATGTGCGAAACTGCACTTCCACCGACTGTTCCATTACTCGTATCTCGCATGGGCCGGATGGGCGGAAGGTGAGTCTTCGCGCGACGAGACTGGGTAACGAGATTCAGTGCGGTGCCGCCCTTTGTGGATTCGGCGGTCCATGAGTGCGGGTCTCGAGGGGGAGCTCCGGCCCGTCAATCAATCGCGATATACCACACCTCGGCCCACGAAGGTCAGAGAAGACGCCTCAGGTCACCAGGAGCGATGCCGGCCTCGCGGAGAATCGCCCTCAGCGTTCCCCGGGAGATCTCCGGATGCATGGGAACGGAAACCGGACGTGCGACACCCGGCATGCGCACGTAGACATGGCTTCCCTTCTGGTGGAGGGCGATACCGCCGGCTCGAACGAGCGCCTGCAGGACTTCCCGCCCGCTCAAACGAGGCAGGCTGGGCATCTACGCCGGAAGGAGTTCGAACCGCACGCGCAGAGCATTCGCAGGAGCCGGGGCAGGAGGAACGCCACCCTCCTTGGCTAAGGTCTCGAGGTATCCTTCGAGGGCCTCCGCGAAATTCCTCCGAGCCTCTTCGAGCGTCTTCCCCTGTGAAATACACCCGGGAAGTTCCTCCGATTGCGCTACGAAGAAACCCCCCTCGTCCCGCCAGATCCTGGCCGTAAATGCCATCTCACGAGAAAGAGTGCGCCCACCTATAACCGTTCCTCGGGGGACGACCTTGAGT contains these protein-coding regions:
- a CDS encoding transposase — its product is MKPNAIGGSLAAAILTERSLLKNAPVQRTHRPTTEAWTGLLALFASLFTAPTFSIFGELLTAWVLCPARRTVTGMMRGGGLVYRRPHDAYHRLVRAAVWSVDELWDLTATLLIRHFAPDGRIALLLDDTLFHRRGRKIEGAGIFRDTVRSSANSVVYDRGLNLVVLALRVKLPWGGEPLALPLAVRLHRKGGPTLLDLSAQSIHRLAERFPDREFHLIADGAYAPLAGWELPRTEVTSRIRRDAALYALPSPHLPGQIGRPRKKGERLPSLAAWAAQAQQGWEKAVVDRRGRLEERLLLSRKVLWYHVCGTDLIQVVVSRDPTEHEKDDFLFTTDLTLSAGAVIGHYHGRWPIEGTLRSSKQSLGGEEPQTWRGKGPERAASLAFWMYSAIWVWYLQTQGPTPVLPKLPWYPKKVRPSFLDAVSALRRELWRE
- a CDS encoding type II toxin-antitoxin system HicA family toxin, which gives rise to MPSLPRLSGREVLQALVRAGGIALHQKGSHVYVRMPGVARPVSVPMHPEISRGTLRAILREAGIAPGDLRRLL
- a CDS encoding type II toxin-antitoxin system HicB family antitoxin codes for the protein MAFTARIWRDEGGFFVAQSEELPGCISQGKTLEEARRNFAEALEGYLETLAKEGGVPPAPAPANALRVRFELLPA